From Spartinivicinus ruber, the proteins below share one genomic window:
- a CDS encoding glycosyltransferase family protein: MSDFHQNGSITTLHNLTQRSVIELEKELLAFSRQTPMALVLPSLYSELAKPALQQIVSELTEVPYLSEIVIGLDQADEANYVASKDYFSRLPQPHRVLWHDGPRLQALDELLKEKNIAPLEHGKGRNVWYCYGYVLASAKAKSVAIHDCDIKTYHRDMLARLLYPVSHPQFNYVFCKGYYSRVATGTINGRVSRLLITPLLRALKIVMGHVDYLEYLDSFRYPLAGEFALKTEALNHLRIPSDWGLEVGVLLEMKRNFANNRLCQVDIADNYDHKHQPLSIDDPTKGLAKMSTDITKAIFRKLATRGKVFHMETFRTIKATYYRVALDLIESYYNDALLNGLTLDRHKEEQAVELFASNILEAGDDYLKRPMQAPFIPSWNRIISAIPDFLERLYDAVEADNS; this comes from the coding sequence ATGTCTGACTTTCATCAAAATGGTAGTATCACTACACTCCACAACCTTACTCAACGCTCTGTCATTGAGCTGGAAAAAGAGCTGCTTGCTTTTTCCCGGCAAACACCAATGGCCCTAGTACTCCCCTCGCTTTATTCCGAACTAGCCAAACCCGCTTTACAGCAAATTGTTAGTGAACTAACAGAAGTACCCTACCTGTCAGAAATAGTCATTGGCCTGGACCAAGCAGATGAAGCTAATTATGTAGCATCAAAAGACTATTTTTCCCGACTCCCCCAGCCTCATCGAGTGTTATGGCATGACGGCCCACGATTACAAGCACTTGACGAACTACTAAAAGAAAAAAATATAGCCCCCTTAGAACACGGAAAAGGACGGAATGTGTGGTACTGCTACGGTTATGTACTCGCATCCGCCAAAGCCAAGTCGGTGGCAATTCATGACTGTGATATTAAAACTTACCATCGAGATATGTTAGCCAGGCTACTTTATCCCGTTTCTCATCCCCAATTTAATTATGTTTTTTGTAAAGGTTATTATTCACGGGTAGCCACAGGCACAATCAACGGCAGAGTCAGTCGATTATTAATCACTCCCTTATTACGTGCATTAAAAATAGTAATGGGGCATGTGGATTACCTTGAGTACTTAGACAGTTTTCGTTACCCATTAGCGGGAGAATTTGCCTTAAAAACTGAAGCCCTCAATCACCTTCGTATTCCCAGTGACTGGGGATTAGAAGTGGGGGTATTATTGGAAATGAAGCGAAATTTTGCAAATAATCGTCTTTGTCAGGTGGATATTGCAGATAATTATGACCATAAGCATCAGCCATTATCAATAGATGATCCAACCAAAGGGTTGGCCAAAATGAGTACCGATATTACCAAAGCGATTTTCCGCAAACTAGCTACACGTGGTAAGGTTTTTCATATGGAAACCTTTCGTACAATTAAAGCCACCTATTACCGAGTAGCACTGGATTTAATTGAGTCTTATTATAATGATGCGTTACTAAATGGCCTCACTCTAGATCGCCATAAGGAAGAACAAGCAGTAGAATTATTTGCCAGTAATATTCTGGAAGCAGGTGACGACTACTTAAAAAGACCCATGCAAGCCCCCTTTATTCCCAGTTGGAATCGTATTATCAGTGCTATTCCCGACTTTTTGGAAAGGTTATATGATGCTGTAGAAGCAGATAACAGCTAG
- a CDS encoding sugar phosphorylase — protein sequence MEEARFKQRVKTRLNRIYGECQANTLLTKLCQLVERYRQSTESVTLKRWDETDAILITYGDSLLSEESTPLQTLSGFLNKYCQKAFSTVHILPFFPYSSDDGFAVIDYRQVNFELGCWHDIIEINQNFDLVVDLVINHVSRESLWFMDFVVGQGYGKDFFHELEPASDVSQVVRPRNSPLLVPIHTRRGVKYVWATFSNDQIDLNFANPDVLLEFVDILLFYTTIGARFIRLDAIAFLWKKRSTPCIHLPETHEIVKLFRDVLEYLALGVVLITETNVPVDENISYFGEGDEAQMVYQFALPPLVLHALYYGKADYLTTWAQQIPPLLPNCTYLNFVASHDGIGLRAVEKIIPEIEVMHMIETVHRYGGYVSLKSNVDGSDSPYELNVSLFDALMGTRRGPDQWQVQRFLCSQIILLSVQGIPAIYIHSLTATPNDLDNVERTGRMRSINRARWNLLALENQITHQHSAQGEVFKAIIRLLLTRRKYKAFHPDAPQQVMSVHKNIFAIRRTSLCGENDIIVFCNVSQVPVTLALASFPKQKQPTIDLISGKSWQAGESGYRLQPYQCCWLLVKDTK from the coding sequence ATGGAAGAAGCTAGGTTTAAGCAGCGTGTTAAAACACGGTTAAATCGAATTTATGGTGAATGCCAAGCGAACACTCTGTTGACTAAACTGTGTCAATTAGTGGAGCGATATCGCCAGTCGACTGAGTCTGTTACCCTAAAGCGTTGGGATGAAACGGACGCCATCCTGATTACCTACGGCGATAGTCTTCTTTCTGAAGAGTCAACGCCATTACAAACCTTATCAGGTTTTTTAAATAAATATTGTCAAAAAGCATTTTCAACTGTACATATTCTTCCATTTTTTCCCTACAGCTCTGATGATGGATTTGCAGTTATTGACTACCGACAAGTCAACTTTGAGCTGGGGTGTTGGCATGACATTATTGAAATTAACCAAAACTTTGATTTAGTGGTGGACTTGGTCATAAACCATGTGTCTAGGGAAAGTTTATGGTTTATGGACTTTGTGGTTGGGCAGGGATACGGAAAGGATTTTTTTCATGAACTTGAACCAGCCAGTGACGTCAGTCAGGTAGTAAGGCCACGCAATAGCCCTCTGCTGGTGCCTATTCATACTCGTCGAGGTGTAAAGTATGTATGGGCAACCTTTAGTAATGATCAGATTGATTTAAATTTTGCAAACCCAGATGTTTTGCTTGAATTTGTGGATATTCTGTTATTTTATACCACCATTGGAGCTCGCTTTATTCGATTAGATGCCATTGCTTTTTTATGGAAAAAACGGAGTACTCCCTGTATTCATTTGCCGGAAACCCATGAAATTGTCAAATTATTCCGGGATGTACTGGAATATCTAGCATTAGGTGTAGTGTTAATTACTGAAACCAACGTGCCTGTTGATGAAAATATCAGTTATTTTGGTGAGGGAGATGAAGCACAAATGGTATATCAGTTTGCATTGCCACCGTTGGTACTGCACGCATTGTACTATGGCAAGGCTGATTACCTGACCACTTGGGCACAGCAAATCCCCCCTTTGTTACCAAACTGCACTTACTTAAATTTTGTTGCATCGCATGACGGGATAGGGTTAAGGGCTGTTGAAAAAATTATCCCTGAAATTGAAGTGATGCATATGATAGAAACGGTTCATCGTTATGGGGGCTATGTGAGTTTAAAATCGAATGTTGATGGCTCCGATTCCCCTTATGAGTTGAATGTTTCTTTATTTGATGCGTTGATGGGAACCCGGCGGGGGCCTGACCAATGGCAAGTACAACGTTTTTTATGTAGCCAGATTATTTTGCTGTCGGTACAGGGGATACCAGCGATTTATATTCATAGCTTAACGGCTACACCTAATGACTTGGATAATGTAGAGCGTACAGGAAGAATGCGCTCAATTAATCGCGCTCGATGGAACTTGCTAGCTTTAGAAAACCAAATAACACATCAGCATTCTGCACAGGGTGAAGTATTTAAAGCGATTATTCGGTTGTTACTTACGCGTCGTAAATATAAGGCTTTTCATCCGGATGCGCCACAACAGGTAATGTCTGTACATAAAAATATATTTGCGATTAGGCGGACCAGTTTATGTGGAGAAAATGACATTATTGTCTTTTGTAATGTTTCTCAAGTGCCTGTTACGCTAGCATTAGCTAGCTTCCCTAAGCAAAAACAACCCACTATTGACTTAATTAGTGGCAAGTCATGGCAGGCTGGTGAGAGTGGATACAGATTGCAACCCTACCAGTGTTGTTGGTTGCTTGTTAAGGACACAAAATAA
- the cobB gene encoding Sir2 family NAD+-dependent deacetylase, giving the protein MGYQSIVVLTGAGISAESGIRTFRASDGLWEDHRVEDVATPEGFAVNPALVQNFYNQRRQQLLSESIKPNAAHLALADFEAHFNGEFLLVTQNIDNLHERAGSQHLLHMHGELLKSRCIATGRIREQADDIQVDSRCECCQQPGYLRPHVVWFNEMPLHLDEIYQALSRCDLFIAIGTSGNVYPAAGFFHEAKSHGATTVELNLEASLSSAQFDVQRQGLATEIVPTFFNEI; this is encoded by the coding sequence ATGGGTTATCAATCAATTGTTGTATTAACAGGTGCTGGTATTTCAGCAGAGTCTGGCATTAGAACTTTTCGGGCCAGTGATGGCCTATGGGAGGATCACCGAGTAGAGGACGTTGCTACGCCAGAAGGGTTTGCGGTGAATCCTGCATTGGTGCAAAACTTTTATAACCAGCGACGCCAGCAGCTGTTATCAGAAAGCATTAAGCCTAATGCAGCCCACCTGGCATTAGCTGACTTTGAAGCCCATTTTAACGGTGAGTTTTTATTGGTAACACAAAATATTGATAATTTACATGAGCGAGCAGGGAGTCAGCATTTATTGCATATGCATGGTGAATTGCTTAAGTCACGTTGTATTGCTACTGGACGCATTCGTGAACAAGCTGATGACATTCAAGTTGATTCTCGCTGTGAGTGTTGCCAGCAACCCGGTTATTTGAGGCCTCATGTAGTATGGTTTAATGAAATGCCGTTACATCTGGATGAAATTTATCAGGCATTAAGTCGCTGTGATCTTTTTATTGCCATTGGCACCTCTGGTAATGTGTATCCAGCTGCTGGCTTTTTTCATGAAGCAAAAAGCCATGGAGCGACTACTGTTGAACTTAATTTAGAGGCTTCATTATCAAGCGCCCAGTTTGATGTTCAGCGACAAGGGTTGGCAACTGAAATAGTACCTACATTTTTTAATGAAATTTGA
- a CDS encoding DUF4139 domain-containing protein codes for MTTEERWLLRPLAVLVLLPALALQTVVAEEATLDASKEAKSTQLTLYRQATLVKQQFAKALPQGDYQLLLHNISDQLILDSLQVQVAGGQINALEMIRKPLTVDEVFKRLVGKPVRVYQAGKYQAKAGKGVLQAYSNKLGIVALDHGEQVIVNWQDSNGLRLALPENTLAEASFAPRLSAQVSASKALESATVQYLTRGLSFNTNYSIQLHPSQSTLDFAVTTVLSNKTNTVYPEAQVTLGVGDVQEPMPRGARAEMIAQAAPMMDKAVSEPEAVGDVHFYHFNQPLTIPAHSEQQLPLFEKQQVAYNQYYRLNWYAYAFDRNWQSEKENPVTMYQFKSDTPMPGGAVRVFQDDKQGSSRWIGSSQLADTGANQLVDLQLGKSFEIAIKRNRLAYQQLDSKNANIDWEVEIHNSKKEAATVELVANDHSLVEISKMTGAKLKDVNTLVVELPAEKTVKINYTTTHQR; via the coding sequence ATGACAACTGAGGAACGTTGGTTATTAAGGCCATTAGCTGTTTTGGTACTATTACCTGCATTAGCACTCCAAACAGTTGTCGCTGAAGAAGCGACCTTAGACGCAAGTAAAGAAGCGAAATCCACTCAGTTAACACTGTATCGACAAGCCACGTTAGTTAAGCAGCAATTTGCTAAGGCCTTACCCCAGGGCGATTATCAGCTATTACTACATAATATCAGTGATCAATTAATATTAGACTCCCTACAGGTACAAGTGGCAGGTGGGCAAATTAACGCACTGGAAATGATTCGTAAACCACTCACCGTTGATGAAGTGTTTAAACGATTGGTGGGGAAACCTGTGCGTGTTTATCAAGCAGGTAAATATCAAGCCAAAGCAGGAAAAGGGGTATTACAGGCTTATTCAAATAAGCTAGGTATTGTGGCACTGGATCATGGTGAGCAGGTAATTGTTAATTGGCAGGATAGTAATGGGTTACGGTTGGCGTTGCCAGAAAATACCTTGGCAGAAGCGAGCTTTGCACCTCGACTTAGTGCTCAAGTGTCGGCGTCAAAAGCATTGGAGTCAGCAACGGTTCAGTATTTAACCCGAGGTTTGTCGTTTAATACCAATTACAGTATTCAATTGCATCCAAGTCAATCAACACTAGACTTTGCTGTTACCACGGTTTTATCCAATAAGACGAATACAGTCTATCCTGAGGCTCAGGTAACTTTAGGGGTGGGAGATGTGCAAGAGCCAATGCCCCGAGGAGCAAGAGCTGAAATGATTGCTCAAGCAGCCCCTATGATGGACAAGGCGGTTTCAGAGCCTGAAGCGGTTGGTGATGTTCACTTTTATCACTTTAATCAACCGTTAACCATTCCAGCTCATTCTGAACAACAGTTGCCGTTATTTGAAAAGCAACAAGTAGCGTATAATCAATACTACCGACTAAATTGGTATGCCTATGCCTTTGACCGTAACTGGCAATCAGAAAAAGAAAATCCAGTTACCATGTATCAGTTTAAGAGTGATACCCCAATGCCTGGTGGAGCCGTCAGGGTATTTCAGGATGATAAGCAAGGCAGTTCCCGTTGGATTGGCTCTAGTCAATTAGCCGATACGGGGGCTAACCAGTTGGTGGATTTACAGTTAGGTAAAAGCTTTGAAATTGCGATTAAACGCAATCGCTTAGCCTATCAGCAATTGGATAGTAAAAATGCCAATATTGACTGGGAAGTTGAAATACACAACAGTAAAAAGGAAGCTGCGACAGTAGAGCTAGTCGCGAATGATCATAGCTTGGTAGAGATTAGCAAAATGACTGGCGCTAAACTTAAGGATGTTAATACCCTTGTTGTAGAGCTACCTGCAGAAAAAACAGTAAAAATTAATTATACCACGACTCATCAACGGTAA
- a CDS encoding efflux RND transporter permease subunit, with protein MAEKKPQPGLINLFASHRVAANLLMFIAILAGTWGIKKLNTQFFPNFEVDVITISVVWSGATAEDIQSSITIPIEQALKGINGIDKIFATSAPGSSRLRLEVQPEADLVTVLDEVKQAVDNVRNLPTESEKPEVLKVTRFENIAKILLTGSVPLAELRPLAFELERDLLRQGIRKVAFVGLPELEIAIAIAPEQLHELGLTLNQLATIIRQRSMDLPAGTAGRKAGAKQVRSLSQQREVEGFLQLPVLANEQGRLVRLGDIAEVTKGPNPDDEFITYKGQPGIEMQLLRTEADDTLKSAEIMRQWLEKVRPTLPKGIQLVVYDESWVYLNERIELLLKNGVGGLVLVIGMLFLFLNVRVAWWVTVGIPISFLTALAVLYLIGGSINLISLFGLIMTLGIIVDDAIVVGENASMRIQQGDNPEHAAIAGANMMLAPVTASSLTTIAAFLPLLILEGNIGNILIDIPTVVICVILASLAECFLILPGHLNHSFRRRRVKETQLRQKLDKWFNQFREGVFLKTVKLAIEYRFLTILLAISLFVFSLAMLVTGHLKFTFFPSIDSTVINASVQFSAGTPATTVDAFLVELERALYEAEKKLGETLVVSVFANHRKAAFDSFSGTRIEGDEFGALKVQIVSGDERAVTNAQIIRAWQQSIQRPAGIERFSIAQRRPGPPGKPIEIKLIGTDVIGLKEAALKLQQAIKNYAGVSNVEDDLPYGREQLIYKLTPMGQSLGLTIEDIGKRLRSALDGEIVQIFHDSNEEIEVRIELPASQRDYLTPLLQLPIVLPNGNTALLANVVSFDTRQGIDTLNRVDGELAVLVSSDVDENTTNANDITAELEVSVLPGLKTRYGINYAFEGRSAEQQETLADMRLGLFIALALIYIILAWVFASYSWPVAVMLVIPFGITGAILGHFLMGLNLTVLSLFGLFGLTGIVINDSIILVSVYRHLRGEGVIIEQAIVKSVCMRLRAVLLTSLTTIAGLTPILFETSLQAQFLIPMATSIVFGLAFGTVLILLVVPAMLVVVENISLTTKRHLRGLIARISFGE; from the coding sequence ATGGCTGAGAAAAAACCTCAACCAGGTCTGATCAATTTATTTGCCAGTCATCGAGTGGCAGCTAACTTGCTGATGTTTATTGCCATTTTGGCGGGTACCTGGGGCATAAAAAAACTCAATACCCAGTTTTTCCCTAACTTTGAAGTGGATGTCATCACGATCTCTGTAGTGTGGAGTGGCGCTACTGCAGAAGATATTCAATCATCTATTACTATTCCCATTGAGCAGGCACTCAAAGGTATAAATGGCATTGATAAAATATTTGCAACCTCTGCTCCAGGAAGTAGTCGATTGCGTCTGGAAGTGCAACCGGAAGCTGACTTAGTAACGGTGCTCGATGAAGTGAAACAGGCGGTTGATAATGTACGTAACTTGCCGACTGAATCAGAAAAGCCAGAGGTTCTGAAAGTTACCCGGTTTGAAAACATTGCCAAAATTTTATTAACCGGCTCTGTGCCTCTTGCTGAATTAAGACCGCTGGCATTTGAATTAGAACGGGACTTACTCCGGCAGGGAATTCGTAAAGTAGCGTTTGTGGGGTTACCAGAGCTGGAAATTGCTATTGCCATTGCTCCAGAACAACTGCATGAACTGGGTTTAACGCTAAACCAACTCGCTACAATCATTCGTCAGCGCAGCATGGACTTACCTGCAGGCACAGCTGGAAGGAAAGCTGGTGCTAAGCAGGTTCGCAGTTTAAGTCAGCAGCGAGAGGTTGAGGGGTTTTTGCAGTTACCTGTGTTGGCAAATGAACAAGGGCGGTTAGTTCGTTTAGGTGACATTGCTGAAGTAACAAAAGGACCTAACCCTGATGATGAGTTTATTACTTATAAAGGCCAGCCAGGGATTGAAATGCAGTTATTACGCACAGAGGCTGATGATACGCTTAAGTCAGCAGAGATTATGCGTCAGTGGCTGGAAAAAGTCAGGCCAACCTTACCCAAAGGTATCCAGCTGGTGGTGTATGATGAGTCTTGGGTTTACCTTAACGAGCGGATTGAATTGTTGTTGAAAAATGGAGTCGGGGGGTTAGTTCTGGTGATTGGCATGTTGTTTTTATTTTTAAATGTGCGAGTTGCCTGGTGGGTAACAGTGGGCATCCCTATTTCATTTTTAACAGCACTGGCTGTGTTGTATTTAATTGGCGGTAGTATCAACCTGATTAGTTTATTTGGTTTAATTATGACTCTTGGCATTATTGTGGATGATGCCATTGTGGTAGGTGAAAATGCATCAATGCGTATTCAACAGGGAGATAACCCAGAGCATGCCGCGATAGCGGGCGCCAATATGATGTTAGCGCCAGTAACGGCTTCGTCCTTAACGACTATTGCAGCCTTTTTACCTTTACTGATTTTAGAAGGAAATATTGGCAATATTTTAATTGATATTCCAACCGTGGTTATATGTGTGATTTTAGCTTCATTGGCAGAGTGCTTTTTAATTTTGCCAGGGCATTTAAACCATAGTTTTCGTCGACGTCGGGTTAAAGAAACCCAGTTAAGACAAAAATTGGACAAGTGGTTTAATCAATTTCGAGAAGGGGTATTTTTAAAAACCGTTAAACTCGCTATTGAATATCGGTTTCTCACCATTTTATTGGCTATCAGCTTGTTTGTATTCAGCTTAGCTATGTTGGTGACAGGGCATTTAAAGTTTACTTTTTTTCCTTCTATTGACAGTACTGTTATAAATGCAAGTGTTCAGTTTAGTGCTGGGACACCCGCGACTACAGTCGATGCATTTTTAGTAGAGTTGGAACGTGCACTTTACGAAGCGGAAAAAAAATTGGGTGAAACACTGGTAGTTAGTGTATTTGCTAATCATCGTAAAGCTGCTTTTGATAGTTTTTCAGGCACTCGAATTGAGGGAGATGAATTTGGGGCATTAAAAGTACAAATTGTGTCGGGGGATGAGCGAGCTGTTACCAATGCACAAATCATTCGGGCTTGGCAGCAATCTATTCAGCGGCCAGCGGGTATAGAACGCTTTTCTATTGCCCAGCGACGTCCTGGACCACCAGGTAAGCCAATTGAGATCAAATTAATTGGAACTGATGTCATAGGGTTAAAAGAAGCCGCGTTAAAATTACAACAAGCCATTAAAAATTATGCGGGTGTGAGTAATGTGGAAGATGACTTACCCTATGGTCGGGAACAGTTAATTTATAAATTGACCCCCATGGGGCAATCGTTAGGTTTAACCATTGAAGATATTGGAAAACGGTTAAGAAGTGCGTTAGATGGCGAAATTGTACAAATATTTCATGACAGTAACGAAGAAATTGAAGTAAGAATTGAACTGCCTGCCTCTCAACGGGATTATTTAACCCCTTTATTACAATTGCCTATTGTTTTACCCAATGGCAATACAGCACTACTTGCTAACGTAGTGTCATTTGATACACGACAAGGGATTGATACTTTAAATCGGGTAGATGGTGAATTAGCCGTATTAGTCAGTAGTGATGTGGATGAAAATACCACCAATGCCAATGATATTACTGCTGAGTTGGAAGTATCCGTGTTGCCTGGGTTGAAAACCCGTTATGGGATTAACTATGCATTTGAAGGGCGTAGTGCTGAACAACAGGAAACCCTAGCAGATATGCGACTTGGGTTGTTTATTGCGTTAGCATTGATATACATTATTCTAGCCTGGGTATTTGCTTCTTACAGTTGGCCTGTTGCTGTAATGCTAGTAATTCCATTTGGGATAACTGGAGCTATTCTTGGCCACTTTTTGATGGGGCTGAATTTAACAGTACTCTCGTTATTTGGTTTATTTGGCTTAACAGGGATTGTTATTAATGACTCTATTATTTTGGTCAGTGTTTATCGTCATTTGCGTGGAGAAGGCGTGATTATTGAGCAAGCGATTGTGAAGTCTGTGTGTATGCGGTTGAGGGCTGTACTGTTGACTTCGTTAACTACAATTGCAGGATTAACTCCTATATTGTTTGAAACTTCTTTGCAGGCTCAGTTTTTAATTCCAATGGCAACTTCTATTGTATTTGGTTTAGCCTTTGGCACAGTACTAATTTTACTGGTAGTGCCAGCAATGCTGGTAGTGGTTGAAAATATCTCACTGACAACTAAACGACATTTACGTGGTCTAATTGCAAGAATTTCATTTGGAGAATAA